The following are from one region of the Endozoicomonas sp. 4G genome:
- the fur gene encoding ferric iron uptake transcriptional regulator, whose product MENQELRKAGLKVTLPRVKILQILESSQGLHMSAEDVYKALLDAQEDVGLATVYRVLTQFEGAGLVVRHNFDSGHSVFELARGEHHDHMVCMESGEIIEFIDEDIERRQKEIADRHGYEIVDHNLVLYVKPKQKS is encoded by the coding sequence TTGGAAAATCAAGAGTTGCGCAAAGCGGGTCTGAAGGTCACGCTGCCTCGTGTCAAAATCCTTCAGATTCTTGAAAGCTCTCAGGGCCTTCATATGAGTGCAGAGGATGTCTACAAAGCCCTCCTTGATGCACAAGAAGATGTTGGCCTTGCCACCGTCTACCGGGTCCTGACCCAGTTTGAAGGGGCGGGGCTGGTGGTCAGGCATAACTTTGACAGCGGACACTCGGTGTTCGAGTTGGCAAGGGGTGAGCACCACGATCACATGGTTTGTATGGAAAGCGGTGAGATCATTGAGTTTATCGACGAAGACATTGAGCGTCGTCAGAAGGAAATTGCTGATAGGCACGGCTACGAGATTGTTGACCACAACCTGGTGCTGTACGTAAAGCCAAAACAAAAGTCCTGA
- a CDS encoding TIGR02449 family protein, whose product MNDHELAPLKQKIDDLVAISLKLKKENQLLRAKEQSWLAERAQLMEKNDVARSKVEAMINRLRTLEHES is encoded by the coding sequence ATGAACGACCACGAACTCGCACCCCTGAAGCAGAAAATTGATGACCTGGTAGCCATCAGCCTGAAACTGAAAAAAGAAAACCAGCTACTGCGAGCCAAAGAGCAATCCTGGTTGGCAGAACGCGCGCAACTGATGGAAAAGAATGATGTCGCACGCAGCAAGGTCGAGGCCATGATCAACCGCCTGCGCACTCTGGAGCATGAATCCTAA
- the smpB gene encoding SsrA-binding protein SmpB, with amino-acid sequence MAKRSKKSGKGDSSIVVNKKARHDYHIDESFEAGLSLAGWEVKSLRMGKVQLVDSYVLLKDGEAWLIGAQITPLDTASTHVVADPLRDRKLLLHRRELAKLFSETQQKGHTCIATKLYWKGHLVKCQVALARGKKEFDKRAATKEREWNIEKQRVMHRG; translated from the coding sequence ATGGCTAAAAGATCGAAAAAAAGCGGTAAAGGCGACTCTTCCATTGTCGTCAACAAAAAGGCCCGTCATGACTACCACATAGATGAGTCATTTGAAGCGGGGCTTTCACTGGCAGGCTGGGAAGTCAAAAGTCTTCGCATGGGTAAAGTGCAGCTGGTCGACAGCTACGTTCTACTCAAAGATGGCGAAGCCTGGTTAATTGGCGCCCAGATTACTCCATTGGATACAGCATCTACCCATGTGGTGGCGGATCCTCTGCGCGACCGAAAACTGCTGTTGCACAGAAGAGAGCTGGCCAAGCTGTTCTCGGAAACTCAACAGAAAGGCCACACCTGTATTGCCACCAAACTTTACTGGAAAGGCCACCTGGTCAAATGTCAGGTAGCCCTCGCCCGAGGCAAGAAAGAGTTCGACAAGCGCGCTGCCACCAAAGAGCGTGAATGGAATATTGAAAAGCAGCGGGTTATGCACCGGGGCTGA
- a CDS encoding DUF4011 domain-containing protein, translating to MTPILEISADHLSAFSLAAQQNAYPLFRNLSVLYRADPDEQSADSGVLKRLVVKLKSEPEFFSQEEWPIDDIRSGQAVSLQQRSLKVSHDTLFNLTEETNVTLSITVESADGSQIYVTKSTTVAFLPANFWGGESRQPDLLAAFVKPNGVYVESLVRQATEVLEKNGHGRSADGYQSNTREKPYLMAAALWNVIFSQRLAYVSPPKDFARAGQRIRLAADISASKISACLDTSVLFASCLELMGLNPVIALTKEHAFVGVWLIDECFPVLTNDDPMDLRKRVDARDLVLFESTLVTNDQPVTFEQAKAQARELISEEKEQDFVYLIDIKQARSRKIKPLASTETKAEGQSSESDNTLSLSIVPPLPPVRADEKVVQETPDTRIDTWQRKLLDLTKRNSLLALKDAAVAIKLYCPDISSMEDKLAGGTLFRFLSVEESPLNDKDRSEDMFRLQAGSDIHKEYALEQLNNSILMANMPKKKLDQNAINLFRKAKNDLEEGGSNTLYLAVGMLRWKENPEDDRSYRAPLILIPAELTRSSARAPVKVRQLPDESPIFNMTLIEFLDKEHNINLNQFRESLPEDGSGIDVHHIWNTVRAAISEQQGFEVVEELVLGSFSFAKYLMWKDLKDRIDDLKENPFVKHLVDNPRDTYTQDSRFVAAEKVDQEIDPEKIFTPLNCDSSQLVAVEASGHSQDFVLEGPPGTGKSETIANMICHNLALGRKVLFVAEKMAALHVVYRRMEKVGLDHLCLELHSNKANKKAVLEQLKSATDKWVSAQSKGWVQSVQALIQKRDSLNAYVQALHKKSRFGLSAREAIARDVLYKEKHHFILGWPVGFESSPVRSKEQLDGLLETVKKISLANKDIADLDPEQFKILKARRWSNAWQSQVLGCLSRYQAALNDLLPQAVALVSSFGLTIDKPAIAALDQTNALACLIESAESDSFNFLLAKGARGALDDLQKLCHLKEEFDQLLTSIGHNISPEILTLTPFADWCALYDEAKGSWLKSYITKLKVNKAAKKIGYKKFQDLNLLPEIRKAGNLQNHILTLAETFEDDNIWQGWQTSSGDLAQSNHRCNSIYQNIKQALSLTEDPAGLLAAIKTKLVDGRDFLEGSRLVLQKNEFKQAWATFIDVAKEADTLELQFSTQDSLDRVSSAMDALTAKSAKFKAWVEWLAQKEAAAKVNLEALTHALEARTILPEDALEQVMTAFCRWLAPQLIDDSEVLRQFKASSHEQLIEDFRVLDAQVADTTGQYVAAIAAKTVPDPFAKDSPKEFGVLARELQKKTRHKPVRTLFNEMGKRILDLCPCMMMSPLSVSQFLPSDFNGFDLVIFDEASQMTTWDSVGAIARGRHVIVVGDPKQMPPTSFFSGSGYSEDPDEEDLESILDQALAARLPCLRLTGHYRSRHETLIAFSNSKYYENSLVTYPSSDTKESAVTLHRVDGVYAKGKGRNNPIEAKAVVNEIVGRLTDEQQCTQSIGVVTLNTEQQRTIEDLLDNARRNNPEIECYFHSTDSYDGVFVKNLESVQGDERDIIILSLGYGPTEPEAKTMSMNFGPLNKSGGERRLNVAITRATSEVLVFSSFDSSMIDLSRTSATAVEHLKHYLEFAEKGTVALARQATAQYGVDQFDSDFEQAVAWALRDKGWKVQTQIGVSKFRIDLGIVHPDSPGVYLAGVECDGATYHGSPSARDRDRVRHNVLENLGWHLIRLWSTDYFQDPEGAIERVDRLLNERLEMVEENKAGSPK from the coding sequence ATGACACCGATACTTGAGATCTCAGCAGATCATTTGTCCGCTTTTTCCCTGGCGGCACAGCAGAATGCTTATCCGCTTTTTCGTAATCTGAGTGTGCTTTACAGGGCTGACCCCGATGAGCAGTCAGCAGATTCGGGGGTTTTAAAAAGGCTCGTGGTTAAGCTGAAGTCTGAGCCTGAATTTTTTTCACAAGAAGAGTGGCCTATTGATGATATTCGTTCAGGTCAGGCGGTTTCTCTCCAGCAGCGGTCTCTGAAGGTATCCCATGACACACTCTTTAATCTTACTGAAGAAACCAATGTCACTCTCTCAATCACAGTGGAGTCGGCTGATGGGTCACAAATATACGTAACAAAGTCAACGACAGTGGCTTTTTTGCCAGCAAATTTCTGGGGTGGAGAAAGTCGTCAACCTGATCTGTTAGCTGCTTTTGTCAAACCCAATGGCGTATACGTAGAGTCGCTGGTCAGGCAAGCGACAGAGGTTCTCGAAAAGAATGGCCACGGTCGTAGTGCTGATGGCTATCAATCCAACACCAGAGAAAAGCCTTATTTAATGGCAGCAGCGCTTTGGAATGTCATATTTTCCCAGCGCCTTGCTTATGTCTCGCCACCCAAAGATTTTGCCAGGGCTGGTCAGCGTATCAGGTTGGCAGCTGATATCAGTGCTTCAAAAATTTCGGCTTGTCTCGATACATCGGTGTTATTTGCCAGTTGTCTGGAGTTAATGGGATTAAATCCGGTTATTGCTTTAACAAAGGAGCATGCCTTTGTTGGCGTTTGGCTCATCGATGAATGCTTTCCGGTACTGACCAATGATGATCCTATGGATCTTCGAAAAAGAGTCGATGCAAGAGATCTTGTTCTGTTTGAAAGTACCCTGGTGACTAATGATCAACCTGTAACCTTTGAGCAGGCAAAAGCTCAGGCCAGGGAACTGATCAGTGAGGAAAAAGAGCAGGATTTTGTCTACCTCATCGATATTAAGCAAGCTCGCTCCAGAAAGATTAAACCGTTAGCCAGTACAGAAACAAAGGCAGAAGGGCAAAGTTCTGAATCAGACAACACGTTAAGTCTGTCCATTGTCCCTCCGCTTCCTCCCGTGAGGGCGGACGAAAAAGTTGTTCAGGAAACCCCGGATACCCGCATAGATACCTGGCAACGCAAGTTGTTAGATTTAACAAAACGGAACTCATTGTTAGCTCTGAAAGACGCTGCTGTTGCCATTAAACTGTATTGCCCGGATATCAGCTCAATGGAGGACAAGCTTGCTGGTGGCACACTCTTTCGGTTTTTGTCTGTTGAAGAAAGTCCGCTGAATGATAAAGACAGAAGTGAGGACATGTTCAGGCTTCAAGCGGGTTCAGATATTCATAAAGAGTATGCCCTTGAACAATTGAATAACAGCATTCTCATGGCCAATATGCCAAAAAAGAAGTTGGATCAGAACGCAATTAATCTGTTCCGAAAAGCTAAGAATGACCTGGAAGAAGGTGGCTCCAATACCTTGTATCTTGCTGTTGGAATGCTGCGTTGGAAAGAAAATCCAGAGGATGATCGATCTTATCGTGCTCCCCTTATTCTCATTCCGGCAGAGCTGACCCGCAGTTCTGCCCGGGCTCCTGTCAAAGTGAGGCAGCTCCCGGATGAGTCTCCCATTTTTAATATGACTTTGATTGAGTTTCTGGACAAAGAACACAATATAAACCTTAATCAGTTTCGGGAATCACTTCCTGAAGATGGCTCTGGTATTGATGTTCACCATATCTGGAATACGGTTCGTGCAGCTATTTCAGAGCAGCAGGGGTTTGAAGTGGTTGAAGAGCTTGTGCTGGGTTCTTTTTCTTTTGCCAAATACCTGATGTGGAAAGACCTTAAAGATCGAATAGATGACCTGAAAGAAAATCCTTTTGTTAAACATTTGGTTGATAATCCCCGGGATACTTATACACAAGATTCACGTTTTGTTGCAGCAGAAAAAGTGGATCAGGAAATTGACCCGGAAAAAATATTCACCCCTTTGAACTGTGATAGCTCACAGCTGGTTGCAGTGGAAGCCTCAGGTCATTCTCAGGATTTTGTACTGGAAGGGCCCCCGGGCACTGGTAAATCTGAAACCATTGCCAATATGATCTGTCACAATCTGGCACTGGGAAGGAAAGTTCTTTTCGTTGCAGAAAAAATGGCGGCTCTTCATGTTGTTTATCGCAGGATGGAAAAGGTAGGTCTCGATCATCTATGTCTGGAGCTTCATAGTAACAAGGCCAATAAAAAAGCGGTTCTTGAGCAACTTAAGTCTGCCACTGATAAATGGGTCAGCGCCCAGAGTAAAGGCTGGGTTCAATCTGTACAAGCACTCATACAAAAGCGGGATAGTTTAAACGCTTATGTTCAGGCACTGCATAAGAAATCCCGGTTTGGTCTCTCGGCCAGAGAGGCTATCGCCAGGGATGTTCTCTACAAAGAGAAACACCATTTCATTCTCGGGTGGCCTGTGGGTTTTGAATCGTCTCCTGTCAGATCAAAAGAGCAGCTGGATGGTTTGCTGGAAACCGTTAAAAAAATCTCGCTGGCTAATAAAGACATTGCTGACCTTGATCCTGAGCAGTTCAAAATTCTGAAAGCGCGTCGGTGGTCTAACGCGTGGCAAAGCCAAGTGTTAGGTTGTCTCAGCCGATACCAGGCTGCTCTTAATGATCTCTTGCCACAGGCTGTCGCTCTTGTTTCCAGCTTTGGCCTTACAATCGATAAGCCAGCCATTGCTGCCTTGGATCAAACAAATGCTTTGGCTTGCCTGATTGAATCGGCTGAGTCGGATTCTTTTAATTTTCTTCTGGCCAAAGGAGCCAGAGGAGCATTGGATGATCTGCAAAAGCTGTGTCATTTGAAAGAGGAATTTGATCAGCTGCTGACGTCTATAGGGCATAATATTTCACCCGAAATTCTGACTCTGACCCCTTTTGCTGACTGGTGTGCTCTTTACGATGAGGCAAAAGGCAGTTGGTTGAAGTCGTATATCACAAAGCTGAAGGTCAACAAAGCCGCTAAAAAGATAGGGTATAAGAAGTTTCAGGACTTAAACCTCCTCCCTGAGATACGTAAGGCAGGCAATTTACAGAACCACATTCTGACTCTGGCTGAAACCTTTGAGGATGACAATATCTGGCAGGGCTGGCAAACCTCCAGTGGAGATCTGGCGCAATCAAATCACCGGTGCAATAGTATCTACCAGAACATTAAACAGGCTTTGAGTCTTACTGAAGATCCAGCTGGTTTACTGGCTGCCATTAAAACCAAACTGGTTGATGGCCGCGATTTTCTTGAAGGCTCCAGACTTGTTTTACAAAAAAATGAATTTAAGCAGGCATGGGCGACATTCATTGACGTTGCCAAAGAAGCGGACACATTGGAGCTTCAGTTTTCAACACAGGACTCTCTGGACAGGGTAAGTTCAGCAATGGATGCACTTACCGCCAAGTCTGCAAAGTTCAAGGCATGGGTGGAATGGTTAGCTCAAAAAGAGGCAGCAGCCAAGGTTAACCTTGAAGCGCTGACCCATGCTCTTGAAGCAAGGACTATTTTACCTGAAGACGCTCTGGAGCAGGTAATGACAGCTTTTTGTCGCTGGCTGGCACCACAGCTGATTGATGATAGTGAGGTATTGCGGCAGTTTAAAGCGTCCAGTCATGAGCAGTTAATTGAAGATTTTAGAGTGCTGGATGCCCAGGTAGCTGACACTACCGGCCAGTACGTCGCAGCGATTGCGGCTAAAACGGTGCCCGACCCTTTTGCCAAAGATAGCCCTAAAGAGTTTGGCGTACTGGCTCGGGAGCTTCAGAAGAAAACACGCCATAAACCAGTCAGAACTCTTTTTAATGAAATGGGGAAGCGTATCCTGGATCTTTGTCCCTGCATGATGATGTCTCCGCTCTCTGTGTCACAGTTTTTACCATCAGATTTTAATGGCTTTGATCTTGTCATTTTTGACGAAGCTTCTCAGATGACTACATGGGACTCAGTGGGAGCTATTGCGAGAGGCAGGCATGTTATCGTTGTTGGTGATCCAAAACAGATGCCGCCTACCAGTTTTTTCAGTGGGTCTGGTTACAGTGAGGATCCCGATGAAGAAGATTTAGAGTCGATTTTAGATCAGGCTCTTGCTGCAAGGTTACCTTGTTTGCGCTTGACCGGCCATTATCGCAGCCGTCACGAAACCCTTATCGCTTTTTCAAATAGCAAATATTATGAAAACTCTCTGGTTACCTATCCATCGTCTGATACTAAAGAGTCTGCGGTCACACTTCATCGAGTTGATGGCGTTTATGCCAAAGGGAAAGGGCGTAACAATCCGATAGAAGCTAAGGCCGTAGTGAATGAAATAGTTGGTCGTTTAACGGATGAACAGCAATGTACTCAAAGTATTGGCGTAGTAACACTTAACACAGAACAGCAACGCACGATCGAAGACCTGCTTGATAATGCTCGCAGGAACAATCCTGAGATTGAGTGCTATTTCCATTCAACAGATTCCTACGACGGCGTATTCGTAAAAAATCTGGAATCCGTTCAGGGGGATGAGCGAGATATTATTATCCTGAGCCTTGGCTATGGACCCACAGAACCCGAAGCCAAAACAATGAGTATGAATTTTGGGCCACTGAATAAATCAGGTGGAGAGCGTCGTCTGAATGTTGCTATCACCCGGGCAACCAGTGAAGTGCTGGTTTTCTCAAGTTTTGATTCCTCGATGATTGATCTTAGTCGTACTTCGGCTACGGCAGTTGAGCACCTCAAACATTATCTTGAGTTTGCAGAAAAAGGAACGGTTGCATTGGCCCGGCAAGCGACTGCGCAATATGGCGTTGATCAGTTTGACAGTGATTTTGAACAGGCGGTGGCCTGGGCCCTGCGCGATAAGGGGTGGAAAGTTCAAACCCAGATTGGGGTCAGTAAATTCAGGATTGACCTTGGTATTGTTCATCCAGATTCTCCAGGCGTTTATCTGGCAGGGGTTGAGTGTGATGGAGCTACATACCATGGCTCGCCATCGGCTCGTGACCGAGACCGGGTTCGCCACAATGTGCTGGAAAACCTGGGCTGGCACCTTATCCGTTTGTGGTCAACCGACTATTTTCAGGATCCGGAGGGAGCCATAGAAAGGGTGGATAGATTGCTGAATGAACGACTGGAAATGGTTGAGGAGAACAAAGCAGGTAGCCCCAAATAG
- a CDS encoding type II toxin-antitoxin system ParD family antitoxin — protein MATTSLSLGEHWEVFIKNEISSGRYGSASEVVRDALRAMEERKSKLEALRSHLAEGATQAGKGEFINDFSMDSLINDLDAEP, from the coding sequence ATGGCAACTACCAGCTTAAGTTTGGGCGAACACTGGGAAGTGTTCATCAAGAATGAGATTTCCAGCGGTCGTTACGGCTCCGCCAGTGAAGTGGTGCGGGACGCTTTACGCGCCATGGAAGAGCGCAAAAGCAAGCTGGAAGCCCTGCGTTCACACCTGGCTGAAGGGGCTACCCAAGCAGGCAAGGGCGAATTTATTAATGACTTCTCAATGGACTCACTCATTAATGACCTGGACGCTGAGCCCTGA
- a CDS encoding type II toxin-antitoxin system RatA family toxin, giving the protein MPRVSRSALIMQPVEKMYPLVADVESYPEFLPWCSGARILNQEGNVLDAVLKLSKGNLGYEFSTRNRMLENQSIEMSLLKGPFSKLNGIWLFKPLGNEGCKVSLELDFEISNPLLRATVGAVFNKAMNKMVEAFCQRAEQLYG; this is encoded by the coding sequence ATGCCAAGAGTTTCTCGTTCAGCCCTGATCATGCAGCCAGTAGAAAAAATGTATCCACTGGTGGCTGATGTTGAAAGTTATCCTGAGTTTCTGCCCTGGTGCTCAGGGGCCAGAATATTGAATCAGGAAGGGAATGTGCTGGACGCAGTTCTTAAGCTCTCCAAGGGGAATCTCGGTTACGAGTTTTCCACAAGGAACCGAATGCTGGAAAACCAGTCTATTGAGATGTCATTGCTGAAAGGGCCTTTTTCAAAACTGAATGGGATCTGGCTGTTTAAGCCACTGGGCAATGAAGGTTGCAAGGTATCACTGGAGCTGGATTTTGAAATATCCAACCCGCTGCTCAGGGCGACAGTGGGCGCCGTTTTCAACAAGGCAATGAATAAAATGGTTGAAGCCTTCTGTCAGAGAGCGGAGCAGCTTTATGGCTGA
- a CDS encoding UPF0149 family protein produces the protein MTNNDATPDVVAFDELADRLVELGGGSHPSELHGILCGTFAAGSQPGVEAWFRQVSGLLDDQELDSRFQDLLMHLYQGTWQKLNQSDFSIALLLPDDDEALEQRTEALGYWCQGFLSGFGEVIGDKPLSQEVEGVLGDFSEIAQIQPEADDSDESERFFMEVSEFVRMALITLFSEVATPERSTERDTKTIH, from the coding sequence ATGACAAATAATGATGCGACTCCAGATGTTGTCGCTTTTGATGAACTGGCTGATCGCCTGGTTGAGCTGGGCGGTGGCAGTCATCCTTCTGAACTTCATGGCATTCTCTGTGGCACCTTTGCCGCAGGCTCTCAGCCCGGCGTGGAAGCCTGGTTCCGTCAGGTGTCCGGTTTGCTGGATGATCAGGAGCTGGATAGCCGTTTTCAGGATCTCCTGATGCACCTGTATCAGGGCACATGGCAGAAGTTGAATCAATCCGACTTTTCCATTGCTTTGCTTCTGCCTGATGACGATGAGGCTCTGGAGCAAAGAACTGAGGCTCTGGGTTATTGGTGTCAGGGTTTTCTGTCCGGATTTGGTGAAGTAATTGGAGACAAGCCATTGAGTCAGGAGGTGGAAGGGGTTCTGGGAGATTTCTCGGAAATTGCCCAGATCCAGCCTGAAGCGGATGACAGTGATGAGTCTGAACGCTTCTTTATGGAAGTCAGTGAGTTTGTTCGAATGGCGCTGATCACCCTTTTTTCTGAGGTGGCGACCCCGGAAAGGTCGACAGAGCGTGATACAAAAACCATTCATTAA
- a CDS encoding RnfH family protein, protein MAENNNRAESGEDFRVSIEVAYAKPEDYRILVVEVKKGTSVLDAARQSGMKSIFSEIDWDSVKLGIFGKAVIRPADQAVKEGDRIEIYRPLIADPKEVRKKRAEKVKLQKEAAAP, encoded by the coding sequence ATGGCTGAAAATAATAACCGGGCCGAGTCGGGAGAGGACTTCAGAGTCAGCATTGAGGTGGCTTACGCCAAGCCGGAAGATTACCGGATTCTGGTTGTTGAGGTTAAAAAAGGCACGTCAGTACTTGATGCCGCCAGGCAGTCCGGCATGAAGTCGATCTTTTCTGAGATTGATTGGGACTCTGTTAAACTGGGTATTTTTGGCAAGGCGGTTATCAGACCTGCTGATCAGGCTGTGAAAGAAGGTGACCGGATAGAAATCTATCGACCACTGATTGCCGATCCAAAAGAAGTTCGCAAGAAACGTGCGGAGAAAGTAAAACTTCAGAAAGAAGCAGCTGCACCCTGA
- a CDS encoding outer membrane protein assembly factor BamE, with protein sequence MQKRPALTTLVLTAATLLTGCASSTDSGSKLISFPGVYKVDIQQGNVITQEMVDQLRPGMTRSQVQYVMGTPLMEDVFNRDRWDYISSHQPGGEPRTQQTLTIFFKDDKLSSIEGDFRPGAGETP encoded by the coding sequence ATGCAAAAACGTCCAGCCCTGACCACCCTTGTTCTTACTGCCGCTACTCTTCTCACCGGGTGTGCCAGTTCAACAGACAGTGGCTCCAAACTCATCAGCTTCCCTGGTGTTTACAAGGTCGACATCCAGCAGGGGAATGTCATTACCCAGGAAATGGTCGATCAGCTCCGTCCTGGAATGACCCGTAGCCAGGTTCAGTATGTTATGGGCACTCCTCTTATGGAGGATGTCTTCAACCGCGACCGCTGGGATTATATCTCCAGTCACCAGCCCGGTGGCGAACCACGCACCCAGCAAACCCTGACCATCTTTTTCAAGGACGACAAGCTTTCCTCTATTGAGGGAGACTTTCGCCCCGGTGCGGGTGAAACACCTTAA
- a CDS encoding type II toxin-antitoxin system RelE/ParE family toxin encodes MLQKINRKVRVTPRARDDLRNIGRYTLRTWGKTQRNHYLKSIEARFHWLAENPQLGKYRADISEGYFSFPEGQHVIFYMIGSNFIDIIGVLHKEMDVIGYFLEG; translated from the coding sequence ATGTTGCAAAAGATCAACAGAAAAGTCAGAGTCACCCCACGGGCCCGAGACGATTTACGCAACATCGGCCGCTATACGCTACGAACGTGGGGCAAAACTCAACGAAATCATTATTTGAAAAGTATTGAAGCGCGCTTCCACTGGCTTGCTGAAAATCCTCAGCTGGGTAAATACCGGGCAGATATATCCGAGGGCTATTTTAGCTTTCCTGAAGGTCAGCATGTGATTTTCTATATGATTGGTAGCAACTTCATCGACATCATTGGGGTTCTTCACAAGGAAATGGATGTGATCGGTTATTTTTTGGAGGGCTGA
- a CDS encoding cell division protein ZapA, whose translation MDSPSTTTVNILNKEYLVSCPKQEEANLHQAAQHLNEQMKQIRAGGVIGTERIAVMAALNISYELLQSKQQSLTDNSDAQEQIKQMLGKLDQALMAIES comes from the coding sequence ATGGACAGTCCATCCACTACCACCGTCAATATCCTCAACAAGGAATACCTGGTCAGCTGCCCCAAACAGGAAGAAGCTAATCTTCATCAGGCAGCCCAGCATTTAAACGAACAAATGAAGCAGATCCGTGCGGGTGGCGTAATAGGTACAGAGCGCATTGCCGTCATGGCGGCATTGAATATCAGCTATGAGCTGCTGCAGAGCAAACAGCAAAGCCTGACTGATAACTCCGATGCCCAGGAACAGATCAAACAGATGCTGGGCAAGCTGGATCAGGCACTTATGGCGATCGAAAGTTAA
- a CDS encoding sodium-dependent transporter, producing the protein MSGQNPTASRKTWNNRWTFMLAAAGSAIGLGNIWKFPYIAGQYGGGAFVLVYLLCIALVGIPLLMAETAIGRSTRLSPLNAMRKLTRDAGVFRGWEVIGWMGMLTGFIILTFYSVVAGWALSYAWDLLTGVFNGMNADQIGGEFEALTASAPRQIFWHTLFMVITVLITARGVHKGLEKGLQVMMPTLFILLFAMLGYSILATGEFMRGFHFMFDVDFSKITGEAVVAAMGQAFFTLSLGMCALMAYGAYMPANNSIPRTALNVAFLDTLMAIVSGLIVFPIVYAHGLEPSAGPGLLFVSLTSAFANIPGGSIVGFMFFVLVGIAALSSAISLIEPSLAWVTERFGINRVLGTCLIGGSIWLVGLGSVFSFNIWADVKFFDKTIFDLAGYMTDVFLLPLGGALIAIFAGWVLKRSVMSNELAMSVGLFNVWRFSVRIIVPVAVALILYTALK; encoded by the coding sequence ATGTCAGGACAAAATCCGACCGCTTCACGTAAAACCTGGAATAACCGTTGGACATTTATGCTGGCTGCGGCCGGTTCCGCCATTGGTCTGGGTAATATCTGGAAGTTCCCTTACATCGCTGGTCAATACGGCGGCGGTGCCTTTGTACTGGTTTATCTGCTGTGTATCGCGCTGGTAGGTATTCCCTTGCTAATGGCGGAAACGGCCATTGGTCGTTCAACCCGTCTGAGCCCACTGAATGCCATGCGTAAGCTGACCCGCGATGCGGGCGTGTTCCGTGGTTGGGAAGTGATTGGCTGGATGGGTATGCTGACCGGCTTCATCATTCTGACGTTTTACAGCGTCGTCGCCGGTTGGGCACTGTCGTACGCTTGGGATCTGCTGACAGGTGTCTTCAACGGTATGAACGCTGATCAGATTGGCGGTGAGTTTGAAGCCCTGACGGCCTCGGCGCCAAGGCAGATTTTTTGGCACACCCTGTTTATGGTGATCACTGTGCTGATAACCGCTCGTGGTGTCCATAAAGGTCTGGAAAAAGGTCTGCAGGTTATGATGCCAACCCTGTTCATCCTGCTGTTTGCCATGCTGGGTTACAGTATTCTGGCGACCGGTGAGTTTATGCGTGGCTTCCACTTTATGTTCGATGTGGATTTCAGCAAGATTACCGGCGAAGCGGTGGTAGCGGCTATGGGTCAGGCTTTCTTCACCTTGAGTCTGGGTATGTGTGCCCTGATGGCATACGGTGCCTACATGCCTGCCAACAATTCCATTCCACGTACCGCGTTGAATGTTGCCTTCCTGGATACTCTGATGGCCATCGTCTCTGGTCTGATTGTATTCCCCATTGTTTACGCTCACGGCCTTGAGCCTTCTGCTGGCCCCGGTCTGCTGTTTGTTTCCCTGACCTCTGCTTTCGCTAATATACCCGGCGGATCCATTGTGGGCTTTATGTTCTTTGTTCTGGTTGGTATCGCTGCCCTGAGTTCAGCCATTTCCCTGATCGAGCCTTCCCTGGCCTGGGTGACCGAACGCTTTGGTATCAATCGTGTGCTGGGGACCTGCCTGATCGGTGGTTCCATCTGGCTGGTAGGTCTGGGTTCTGTGTTCTCATTTAACATCTGGGCTGACGTCAAGTTCTTTGACAAGACCATCTTTGATCTGGCCGGTTACATGACGGATGTCTTCCTGTTGCCTTTGGGCGGTGCTCTGATAGCGATCTTTGCTGGCTGGGTTCTGAAGCGTTCTGTTATGTCGAACGAACTGGCTATGAGTGTAGGTCTGTTTAACGTGTGGCGTTTCTCAGTTCGTATCATTGTGCCCGTTGCCGTAGCTCTGATTCTGTACACTGCACTGAAATGA